A single Rhodoflexus caldus DNA region contains:
- a CDS encoding aldo/keto reductase: MQYVRFGNTDLEVSRIGFGAWAIGGEAEVGGIPIGWGPADDAVSVKALHKSLDSGITFYDTADFYGLGHSEELIGKTFGNRADVVVATKVGQRQGEGNTIQIDYSLEYVRKACEQSLRRLRRDSIDFYQLHVAKVPNLQNGELEGLLQDLQKEGKIRWYGISLVTFMPEPEAEFCLENRFGHGFQVVYNIFNQLITPYLAQMQQGGYGVIARMPLQFGLLTGKFDTNTAFLPSDHRSFRLTKAVLQEAAKLLQPLQKMAQDYGMNLAQLAFSFILSNPAISTVIPGIRTPEQAVRNAELPPALSPTDRDWLVQFWQEDCRNLFAAMKQAG, translated from the coding sequence ATGCAATACGTTCGCTTTGGCAATACGGATTTGGAAGTAAGCCGCATCGGTTTTGGTGCTTGGGCTATTGGCGGCGAGGCAGAAGTAGGCGGCATCCCGATTGGCTGGGGGCCTGCCGATGATGCCGTTTCGGTAAAAGCGCTGCACAAGTCATTAGACAGTGGCATTACCTTCTACGACACCGCCGATTTTTACGGCTTGGGACATTCCGAAGAACTCATCGGCAAAACTTTCGGCAATCGCGCCGATGTGGTGGTTGCCACCAAAGTAGGGCAGCGCCAAGGCGAAGGCAATACTATTCAGATTGATTATTCGTTGGAGTATGTACGCAAAGCCTGCGAGCAGAGCCTGCGTCGCCTGCGCCGCGACAGCATTGACTTTTATCAGTTGCATGTTGCCAAAGTGCCCAACCTGCAAAACGGCGAACTGGAAGGCTTATTGCAGGATTTGCAAAAGGAAGGAAAAATCCGTTGGTACGGCATCTCATTGGTAACTTTTATGCCGGAACCCGAAGCCGAATTTTGCTTGGAAAACCGCTTTGGACACGGTTTTCAGGTTGTGTATAATATTTTCAACCAACTGATTACGCCTTATTTGGCACAGATGCAGCAGGGCGGCTATGGCGTCATCGCGCGGATGCCTTTGCAATTCGGCTTGCTAACAGGCAAGTTTGATACAAATACTGCTTTCCTTCCAAGCGACCATCGCAGTTTCCGACTGACAAAGGCTGTTTTGCAGGAAGCCGCAAAGTTGTTGCAGCCGCTGCAAAAAATGGCTCAGGACTACGGGATGAACCTTGCACAACTGGCATTCAGTTTCATTTTGTCCAATCCTGCCATCAGCACCGTTATTCCGGGGATTCGTACGCCCGAGCAGGCAGTTCGCAATGCGGAGCTTCCGCCTGCACTCAGCCCCACCGACCGCGATTGGTTGGTGCAATTCTGGCAGGAAGACTGCCGCAACCTGTTTGCCGCTATGAAACAGGCAGGCTAA
- a CDS encoding TaqI family restriction endonuclease codes for MSDLNRFTEFLKSLQTNPTLYKIKTFEEDLRGALNPSTWLHKAFFEEGKLLNFKAFYEYYLTNNSHLLKQTFPHIAWTDLCNGLEARLYRTQFGMLTEYHAYYLSQDFFGSANVIRDVALDKTGVDFQIRFNGNAYNIHIFVDTDRAWSYRRYKVQHKQGNAVSGIHVNLPYALSLGRFNSLEYLPNRFGIYTRSYLEYLKNEMLSGRILNDNIIGTTATGFIYR; via the coding sequence ATGAGCGATTTAAACCGCTTTACCGAATTTCTAAAAAGCCTGCAAACCAATCCAACGCTGTATAAAATTAAGACATTTGAGGAGGATTTGCGTGGCGCGCTCAATCCTTCCACCTGGTTACACAAGGCTTTTTTTGAAGAAGGCAAACTGTTGAATTTCAAGGCCTTCTATGAATACTACTTAACGAATAACAGCCATCTGCTTAAACAAACATTTCCCCATATTGCATGGACAGATTTGTGCAATGGCTTAGAAGCCCGGCTTTACAGAACGCAATTTGGGATGCTGACCGAATATCATGCCTATTATCTGTCACAAGATTTTTTCGGTTCGGCAAATGTAATACGCGACGTGGCGCTTGATAAAACAGGCGTAGATTTTCAAATCCGCTTCAATGGCAATGCCTACAACATCCATATTTTTGTTGATACCGACAGGGCATGGTCGTACCGTCGCTACAAGGTACAGCACAAACAAGGTAATGCCGTTTCCGGTATTCATGTCAATCTTCCCTATGCCCTCTCATTGGGTAGATTCAATTCATTAGAATACCTGCCCAATCGCTTTGGCATCTACACGCGCAGCTATCTGGAATATCTCAAAAATGAAATGCTGTCAGGGCGCATCCTGAATGATAATATTATTGGTACGACAGCCACCGGTTTTATTTACCGTTAG
- a CDS encoding DUF2252 family protein, whose translation MAKALLKPGKNFFSKDPATDTVVMIKNYLDKDRGVFFYFRTMCIRMQERFAQLADHSEMPKVFLHGNPHLENYVKTERGAAMIDFDRSRFGPYAWDIVRLLSSIALRKQKGIKKFLPDIVLDYLYEGYVRSFSHADLDYKSLSHLEAIKPQQWEKSVNDYLKTDNNWAKKLKENPLPTDDPAVVGILNSYLESRSETDLLDTYFIERAGKAEGTLQNKRILVVLAPKEEKPNTDRILLDIKSVYQDVDNEWYHNPYEHHGIRMNKAAELYAPHVEERLGYATYNGEQYWGRAIPTFSYKIKTRLDVTLQLDLAYSVGTQLGQAHRKSVKPEEAGKLLEHLSKNYTDFVAIAEQMSSEIISAHNFYVQSLQKTKVLPRKLVKK comes from the coding sequence ATGGCGAAAGCACTGTTGAAACCCGGCAAAAACTTTTTTTCCAAAGACCCCGCTACCGATACCGTAGTGATGATTAAGAACTACTTGGACAAAGACAGAGGGGTCTTCTTTTATTTTCGCACCATGTGCATCCGTATGCAGGAGCGATTTGCGCAGCTCGCCGACCACTCGGAAATGCCCAAAGTATTTCTGCACGGCAATCCGCATTTGGAAAACTATGTAAAAACCGAGCGCGGCGCGGCTATGATAGACTTTGACCGCTCGCGGTTCGGCCCTTACGCATGGGATATCGTGCGTTTGCTTTCTTCCATCGCTTTGCGCAAACAAAAGGGAATCAAAAAGTTTTTGCCCGATATCGTGCTTGACTATCTTTACGAAGGCTATGTGCGCAGCTTTTCTCATGCCGATTTGGACTACAAGAGCCTGAGCCATCTGGAAGCCATCAAGCCGCAACAGTGGGAAAAATCGGTTAATGACTATCTCAAAACCGACAATAACTGGGCAAAAAAGCTCAAAGAAAACCCGCTGCCAACCGATGACCCGGCAGTAGTGGGCATTCTAAACTCCTATCTGGAAAGCCGCAGCGAAACCGATTTGTTGGACACTTACTTTATTGAAAGAGCAGGTAAGGCAGAAGGAACGCTGCAAAACAAACGTATTCTGGTTGTGCTTGCTCCCAAAGAAGAAAAGCCGAATACCGACCGTATCTTATTGGATATCAAGTCTGTATATCAGGATGTAGACAATGAATGGTATCACAACCCCTACGAGCACCACGGCATACGCATGAATAAAGCTGCTGAATTGTATGCACCGCATGTGGAAGAGCGGCTCGGCTATGCGACCTACAACGGCGAACAGTACTGGGGACGTGCCATTCCTACGTTTTCGTATAAAATCAAAACCCGCTTAGATGTTACTTTACAGTTAGACTTGGCCTACTCGGTCGGTACGCAATTAGGGCAGGCACACCGCAAGTCGGTAAAGCCCGAAGAAGCAGGCAAACTATTGGAACATTTGTCAAAAAATTACACAGACTTTGTAGCCATAGCGGAGCAGATGAGCAGTGAAATCATTTCTGCACATAATTTTTACGTACAAAGTCTGCAAAAAACCAAAGTGCTTCCACGCAAATTAGTGAAGAAATAA
- a CDS encoding acyl-CoA thioesterase, with protein sequence MNKKKFARESEVIMTEMVLPNDTNTLHNLMGGRMMHFIDIASAIAAQKHSNRTVVTASMDSVSFEKPIKLGNVVTIRAKVTRAFNSSMEVYAEVSAEDIPSGTKQITNKAFCTFVAVDQSGNPIQVPELVPETAEEQRLYQGALRRRQLRLILAGRMKPDDATELKSLFVDND encoded by the coding sequence ATGAACAAAAAGAAATTTGCCCGCGAGTCGGAAGTGATTATGACCGAAATGGTACTTCCCAACGATACCAACACGCTCCATAACCTCATGGGCGGGCGCATGATGCACTTTATTGATATCGCTTCGGCAATTGCCGCACAGAAACACTCCAACCGCACCGTGGTAACGGCTTCTATGGACAGCGTTTCCTTTGAGAAGCCGATTAAATTGGGCAATGTAGTTACCATTCGGGCAAAAGTTACCCGCGCTTTCAACTCTTCAATGGAAGTTTATGCCGAGGTAAGCGCAGAAGATATTCCTTCGGGAACTAAACAGATTACCAACAAAGCATTTTGTACATTCGTAGCCGTTGACCAGTCGGGCAACCCGATTCAGGTGCCGGAATTAGTTCCTGAAACTGCCGAAGAGCAACGCCTCTATCAAGGGGCACTGCGCCGCCGTCAGTTGCGCCTCATTCTGGCAGGCCGCATGAAACCCGACGATGCTACCGAATTGAAATCGCTTTTTGTGGATAATGATTAG
- a CDS encoding sulfite exporter TauE/SafE family protein, translated as MSAAALFFLLLGALATAAFSAVFGVAGGMMLFVLVNLFLSVRAAVPIHAVVQLVSNVSRVAVSLRQVYVPIVWRFILPLPVGAYLGGLCIQYANPYWLELLMSLAILVMVNVIPPKQHSTAVKAVSTRFLYVFMALGFASGFLGMLVGVVGPFISPFFLKTALKKEQTVATKAACQLTAHVIKIPTFIWVVDFDFGEYAGLMVALVAVTVLGAVLGNQWLKKISDGSYHRWERIVLSVLSLVMLGKAVYRLVG; from the coding sequence ATGAGCGCCGCAGCCCTGTTTTTTTTGTTACTGGGCGCATTGGCTACTGCTGCTTTTTCTGCTGTTTTTGGAGTGGCAGGCGGCATGATGCTGTTCGTATTGGTCAATTTGTTTTTGTCGGTGCGTGCTGCCGTTCCTATTCACGCTGTTGTGCAGTTGGTGAGTAATGTGTCGCGAGTGGCGGTATCGCTGCGTCAGGTCTATGTGCCCATCGTGTGGCGTTTCATCCTGCCATTGCCTGTGGGCGCGTATCTGGGCGGTTTATGCATCCAATATGCCAATCCGTATTGGCTGGAATTGCTGATGAGCCTTGCCATTTTGGTTATGGTGAACGTGATACCGCCCAAACAACACAGTACGGCGGTAAAAGCAGTCAGTACCCGTTTTTTGTATGTGTTTATGGCTCTTGGCTTTGCCTCGGGCTTTCTGGGGATGCTCGTAGGTGTGGTGGGGCCGTTTATTTCTCCCTTTTTCCTGAAAACAGCTCTCAAAAAAGAACAGACCGTGGCCACCAAAGCCGCCTGCCAACTCACGGCACACGTAATTAAAATTCCTACGTTTATATGGGTGGTTGATTTTGATTTCGGGGAATATGCCGGTCTGATGGTTGCGTTAGTTGCCGTAACGGTTTTGGGGGCTGTATTGGGCAACCAATGGCTCAAAAAGATAAGCGACGGCAGCTATCACCGATGGGAGCGCATCGTGCTTAGCGTGCTTTCGCTGGTGATGCTGGGCAAAGCGGTTTACCGACTGGTAGGCTAA
- a CDS encoding aminotransferase class IV — translation MAHFCSINGEIMPADKGQIFINDIGLLRGYGLFDYCRTYGGRPFMRDLYLQRFERSAALMGISFPFSKDAVWRQMDDLHQRTGIRDISFRLVLTGGYTPDGVTPAETPNLLIITEDIPYVAPEKFTQGIHIITDEYLRELPEIKSTNYVRLIMLRNQIKAAGAVDVLFHKDGLVSELSRSNLFLFHGDTLVTPDANILKGITRHVTLQLAKDIYKVEERPVTVEELWQADEIFTTGTTKRVMPITTIDGKPIANGKPGRNTLRLLGLFDEMTKNIGQ, via the coding sequence ATGGCTCATTTTTGCTCAATCAACGGAGAGATAATGCCCGCCGACAAAGGGCAGATTTTCATTAACGACATCGGGCTGCTGCGCGGCTACGGGCTTTTTGACTACTGCCGCACCTATGGCGGTCGGCCTTTCATGCGCGACCTCTACCTGCAACGATTTGAGCGCTCCGCCGCACTGATGGGTATTTCTTTCCCGTTCAGCAAGGATGCTGTTTGGCGGCAAATGGATGACCTGCACCAACGCACGGGCATACGGGATATTTCGTTCCGCTTGGTGCTGACAGGCGGCTATACACCCGACGGCGTTACACCCGCCGAAACTCCTAATTTGCTGATTATCACAGAAGATATTCCTTACGTAGCACCCGAAAAATTCACACAAGGCATCCATATCATCACCGATGAGTACCTGCGCGAACTGCCCGAAATCAAGTCCACCAACTACGTGCGGCTGATTATGCTGCGCAACCAAATCAAGGCTGCCGGAGCAGTAGATGTACTTTTCCACAAGGATGGTTTAGTAAGTGAACTGAGCCGCAGCAACCTGTTCCTGTTCCACGGCGACACGCTGGTTACGCCCGATGCCAACATCCTGAAAGGCATTACGCGCCATGTTACGCTGCAACTGGCAAAAGACATTTACAAAGTAGAAGAACGCCCCGTTACGGTAGAGGAACTGTGGCAAGCCGATGAAATTTTTACCACAGGAACAACCAAGCGCGTTATGCCGATTACTACTATTGATGGCAAACCGATAGCCAACGGTAAACCCGGGCGCAATACGCTGCGCTTGCTTGGCTTGTTTGATGAAATGACAAAAAATATTGGCCAATGA
- a CDS encoding OprD family outer membrane porin: MKQFFTLATTFLIVLSVQATPPDTLQHLLRKGKFEVQARTFFMATINEGSLKDFYALGAGIGGSYESPRWKGLQVAVSGFVWDNLASSNLAPQANVINRYEVGLFDITRPEYTGTLARFEHLRLMYHYKKSSLTLGRMLLKTPFVNPQDGRMRPNMQEGIWLDLKGKSKLKGQGGVIWAMSPRSTEKWYSIAETFGIYPQARAVTDRPAQYAGNMPRQPLAIGQLAYALSPKSEVQFWAYYMPQTFYTQLLQWEGSRKNATGKNEWLWGVQWAWQQGLDTRENITPEQRYMPQNHRAWVASGRIGRRIGKQTFTLNYTHIGEGGQWLFPREWGRDPFYTFIPRERNEGFANTHAITFNYQTALTQKLQMQLSLGNYSVPSPTNAAQNKYAMPDYQQFNINLQYRPQGFWKGLEMELLYMIKNNAGDLTNEAFIINKVNMNHINWVVNYRF, translated from the coding sequence ATGAAACAATTTTTTACACTTGCAACTACTTTTTTAATTGTGCTGTCTGTACAGGCAACGCCTCCTGATACGCTGCAACACCTGTTGCGCAAAGGGAAATTTGAAGTGCAAGCGCGAACCTTCTTCATGGCAACCATCAATGAGGGCAGTCTGAAAGATTTTTATGCGCTGGGTGCGGGCATTGGCGGTAGCTATGAAAGTCCGCGCTGGAAGGGCTTACAGGTAGCAGTTTCGGGGTTTGTATGGGATAATCTGGCATCATCTAACTTAGCGCCACAAGCCAATGTAATTAATCGCTACGAGGTGGGGCTGTTTGATATCACCCGACCCGAGTACACAGGCACGCTTGCCCGTTTTGAGCACTTGCGGCTGATGTATCACTACAAAAAGTCATCCCTTACGCTGGGGCGCATGTTGTTGAAAACACCTTTTGTCAATCCGCAGGATGGCCGAATGCGCCCCAACATGCAAGAGGGCATATGGTTAGACCTGAAAGGCAAAAGCAAGTTGAAAGGGCAGGGAGGCGTAATTTGGGCGATGTCGCCGCGCTCTACCGAAAAATGGTACAGCATTGCCGAAACCTTTGGCATTTATCCGCAGGCGCGAGCCGTAACAGACCGCCCGGCGCAGTATGCGGGCAATATGCCCCGTCAGCCTTTGGCAATCGGGCAGTTGGCCTATGCCCTTTCACCAAAGTCGGAAGTGCAGTTTTGGGCGTATTACATGCCCCAAACCTTCTACACGCAATTGCTGCAATGGGAAGGCAGCCGTAAAAACGCCACAGGCAAAAACGAATGGCTGTGGGGCGTGCAATGGGCTTGGCAGCAGGGATTGGATACCCGTGAAAATATCACGCCCGAACAGCGCTATATGCCCCAAAATCATCGCGCCTGGGTAGCCAGCGGACGCATTGGCCGCCGCATCGGCAAGCAGACTTTTACGCTGAACTACACCCACATCGGCGAAGGCGGGCAGTGGCTGTTCCCCCGCGAGTGGGGGCGCGACCCATTCTACACCTTTATCCCCCGCGAGCGCAACGAAGGTTTTGCCAATACCCACGCCATTACGTTCAACTACCAAACCGCATTGACGCAAAAGCTGCAAATGCAACTTTCCCTTGGCAACTATTCTGTTCCTTCGCCTACTAATGCTGCTCAGAATAAGTATGCAATGCCTGATTATCAGCAGTTTAACATCAATTTGCAATACCGTCCGCAAGGATTTTGGAAAGGGCTGGAAATGGAATTGCTCTACATGATTAAAAACAACGCAGGCGACCTGACCAATGAGGCATTTATCATTAACAAAGTCAATATGAACCACATCAACTGGGTGGTGAATTACAGGTTTTGA
- a CDS encoding DEAD/DEAH box helicase — MRNTFGNTWWGNQWLDALSNIDRENRLPRGKAYAADGHVEEINFVNGKARAKVAGSNPKPYNVILSLAPFSAREKESLMRAIIDNTYFLSNLLTGELPIDLYRTLLMEKGIRLFPKSWNEVQSECSCPDHASPCKHQAAVIYMIANQIDQNPFLVFALRGLDLRDELEKRGYVIPRIYDDIPDLFTMISKGRQPLPFELQADVAELAHISLEVPDVSQRLIMLLSERPAFYSGKADFRNVYAKQIRILQNNAAAMLAPKVRNNRQQENLLPVPMSVRRLHFIVEKDKAPTIEALTDKSPHYWRTGKDFLTWLTHLQAENLSFYAPDVQAFYTLNKFTLLLLRQGGIIPQLHQVTKDKYAFRWLPALLITEVAEIIRQLAEVIPPNMLVLKQGKEDVGFLPPERQVAELLAYLITLHVHQICNVRGLDNTDDILSAFFCVSAAALINAKDLDRRETPQNIRLWLRVFYLPEKQAKPILKVMESDTREDSLEMELLFQLPDDPAAAHPVELFKLFRDAEYAPYRVSILQDLAILSHHMSEITPVLMSQGVDVGFISVNDFTRIFIDVLPVLRLLQITVMLPKEMENLLKLKPVLSMSRLEGLNEERTSYLNIHNLELKRSIALGNQTISDEEFNRLIANTTGLAKINGSYVLIDPKEIEKLKKFLEQSGDLSPQESLQALFAEEWNGAEVRIDSGLKEHIEALKAVEAVPLPTDLQAQLRPYQVRGFEWLYKNAKLSLGSILADDMGLGKTLQVITLLAKLKEEGELDKQKALVVAPTSLLTNWQKEIRRFAPGLRVEMFYGAQRSLPHPTTFDVLITSYGTLRNDWEEINKQKWLITVIDEAQNIKNPSTDQTKAVKKIKSKLRIAMSGTPVENRLMEYWSIMDFAQPKYLGGREHFQRTYAMPIETTQDQELLDRFRRITEPFIMRRLKTDKSIISDLPDKIEIDEYCTLTKEQAALYTKTYEQLMEMLKSVKGLQRLGVVGKILISLKQICNHPAQFNKKSSGDTALSGKAMRTMELLEEIYGNNEKVLIFSQYTEMCELLMQMHEERFGFTPLYFHGGCSAKQRDELVQIFQNEPQAKLMIISLKAGGTGLNLTQATRVIHYDLWWNPAVENQATDRAYRIGQTKNVFVHRLIVKGTFEEKINEMQSAKKALANLSVVEGEQWMGNLSDDDLMNIFKPE; from the coding sequence ATGCGAAATACATTCGGAAACACCTGGTGGGGCAATCAGTGGTTAGATGCGCTAAGTAATATTGACAGAGAGAACCGCTTGCCGCGAGGAAAGGCTTATGCTGCCGATGGTCATGTAGAAGAAATTAACTTTGTTAATGGCAAAGCGCGTGCAAAAGTAGCCGGCTCAAACCCAAAGCCCTACAACGTAATACTCTCCCTTGCGCCGTTTTCGGCACGCGAGAAAGAAAGCCTGATGCGCGCCATTATTGATAATACCTACTTTTTATCTAATCTGCTGACAGGCGAACTGCCGATAGACCTGTATCGCACGCTTTTGATGGAAAAAGGCATCAGGTTGTTTCCCAAGTCATGGAACGAGGTGCAAAGCGAGTGCAGTTGCCCTGACCATGCCAGCCCGTGCAAGCATCAGGCGGCAGTTATCTACATGATAGCCAATCAGATAGATCAAAATCCCTTTCTGGTTTTTGCGCTCAGGGGGCTGGACTTGCGCGATGAATTGGAAAAACGCGGCTATGTTATCCCGCGCATCTACGATGATATTCCAGACCTGTTTACAATGATTAGCAAAGGGAGGCAGCCCTTGCCTTTTGAGTTGCAGGCAGATGTGGCAGAACTTGCGCATATATCGCTGGAAGTGCCTGATGTATCGCAGCGGCTGATTATGCTTTTGAGTGAACGGCCGGCTTTTTACAGCGGCAAGGCTGATTTTCGGAATGTTTATGCCAAACAAATCAGAATTTTACAAAATAATGCAGCTGCGATGCTTGCGCCCAAGGTACGCAACAACAGACAACAGGAAAATCTGTTGCCCGTGCCTATGTCGGTGCGCCGCCTGCATTTCATCGTAGAAAAAGACAAAGCGCCTACCATAGAAGCGCTGACGGATAAATCGCCGCATTACTGGCGTACAGGTAAAGATTTTTTAACATGGCTCACCCATTTGCAGGCAGAAAATCTGAGTTTTTATGCGCCTGACGTGCAGGCTTTTTACACACTCAATAAGTTTACGCTGCTGCTGCTCAGGCAGGGCGGCATTATTCCTCAGTTGCATCAGGTTACAAAAGATAAATATGCCTTTCGCTGGTTACCTGCTCTATTGATTACAGAAGTGGCCGAAATTATCCGCCAATTGGCGGAAGTGATACCGCCCAATATGCTGGTATTGAAGCAAGGCAAAGAGGACGTAGGGTTTCTTCCTCCTGAAAGGCAGGTAGCAGAGTTACTGGCCTATTTAATTACGCTGCACGTCCATCAGATATGCAATGTGCGCGGGCTTGATAACACCGATGATATTCTGTCAGCATTTTTTTGCGTCTCTGCGGCGGCACTCATCAACGCCAAAGATTTAGACCGAAGAGAAACGCCGCAAAATATCCGCTTGTGGCTGCGCGTATTCTACCTGCCCGAAAAACAGGCAAAACCCATCCTGAAAGTAATGGAAAGCGATACGCGGGAGGATTCGCTGGAAATGGAGTTGCTTTTCCAACTGCCCGACGACCCCGCGGCAGCACATCCCGTAGAGCTTTTCAAACTGTTCAGGGATGCCGAATATGCGCCCTATCGCGTATCCATTTTGCAGGATTTGGCCATTTTGAGCCACCATATGTCGGAAATAACACCTGTGCTGATGTCGCAAGGGGTAGATGTGGGCTTTATTTCCGTCAACGATTTTACGCGGATTTTTATAGACGTGCTGCCTGTTTTGCGCCTGCTGCAAATTACCGTCATGCTGCCCAAAGAGATGGAAAACCTGCTCAAACTCAAACCGGTACTCAGCATGAGTAGGTTGGAGGGGCTTAACGAGGAGAGGACTTCTTACCTGAATATCCATAATCTGGAACTGAAACGTTCCATTGCACTGGGCAATCAAACGATTTCAGATGAAGAATTTAACCGGCTGATAGCTAATACGACAGGTCTTGCCAAAATCAACGGTAGTTATGTACTGATTGACCCCAAAGAAATTGAAAAGCTGAAAAAATTTCTGGAACAGTCAGGTGATTTGTCCCCTCAGGAATCTTTGCAGGCACTTTTTGCAGAGGAGTGGAACGGAGCAGAGGTGCGTATAGACAGCGGCCTGAAAGAGCATATAGAAGCATTAAAGGCTGTGGAAGCTGTGCCCCTTCCTACCGATTTACAAGCACAACTTCGCCCGTATCAGGTGCGCGGCTTTGAGTGGCTCTACAAGAATGCGAAGTTGAGCTTGGGCAGTATTCTGGCCGACGATATGGGCTTGGGCAAAACCCTGCAAGTCATCACCCTGTTGGCTAAACTCAAAGAAGAGGGTGAATTGGACAAACAAAAAGCACTGGTGGTAGCACCTACCAGCCTACTGACCAACTGGCAAAAAGAAATCCGTCGCTTTGCACCCGGTCTGCGCGTGGAGATGTTCTACGGGGCGCAACGCAGCCTGCCGCATCCAACGACTTTTGACGTGCTGATTACCTCTTACGGTACGTTGCGTAACGACTGGGAAGAAATCAACAAGCAAAAATGGCTGATAACAGTCATTGACGAGGCGCAAAATATCAAGAATCCTTCCACAGACCAGACAAAAGCAGTTAAAAAAATCAAGAGCAAGTTGCGGATAGCCATGAGCGGTACGCCTGTGGAAAACCGACTGATGGAATATTGGAGTATTATGGATTTTGCACAGCCCAAATACTTAGGCGGGCGCGAGCACTTTCAACGCACCTATGCCATGCCGATTGAAACTACACAAGACCAGGAACTCTTAGACCGTTTCCGACGCATTACCGAGCCGTTTATCATGCGCCGCCTCAAAACCGATAAAAGTATCATCAGCGATTTGCCCGATAAAATAGAAATAGATGAATACTGCACCCTTACCAAAGAACAGGCCGCTTTATACACCAAAACCTACGAGCAACTGATGGAAATGCTCAAAAGCGTGAAGGGGCTTCAACGATTGGGAGTAGTAGGCAAAATACTGATTTCATTGAAACAGATTTGCAACCATCCGGCACAATTCAACAAGAAAAGCTCCGGCGATACCGCTCTTTCGGGCAAGGCTATGCGCACGATGGAGTTGTTGGAAGAAATCTATGGAAACAACGAGAAAGTGCTGATTTTCAGCCAATATACCGAAATGTGTGAGCTGCTGATGCAGATGCACGAAGAGCGCTTCGGGTTTACGCCGCTGTACTTCCACGGCGGTTGCTCTGCCAAACAGCGCGATGAGTTGGTGCAAATTTTCCAGAACGAGCCGCAGGCCAAACTGATGATTATTTCGCTGAAAGCAGGAGGCACAGGGCTCAACCTGACCCAAGCTACACGGGTAATTCACTACGATTTGTGGTGGAATCCTGCGGTGGAAAATCAGGCAACCGACCGCGCCTATCGCATCGGACAAACCAAAAATGTGTTTGTCCATCGCCTGATTGTCAAAGGGACTTTTGAAGAAAAAATCAACGAAATGCAGTCGGCTAAAAAGGCCCTTGCCAACCTGAGCGTAGTTGAGGGCGAGCAATGGATGGGCAATCTTTCCGATGATGATTTGATGAATATCTTCAAGCCCGAGTAG